Proteins found in one Pseudochaenichthys georgianus unplaced genomic scaffold, fPseGeo1.2 scaffold_151_arrow_ctg1, whole genome shotgun sequence genomic segment:
- the LOC117441151 gene encoding uncharacterized protein gives MLMIPELLQGQRYVLTYRFSQDHLELLFNSIRASGGRLTSICTPVPGHLPPSDGSVFHSDTVAAQDHTVSLSAVEMSSAETAEEHPSPFANISAAVSDHSYLPTRFGGLVGNAPLVYIAGFVVRQILRKLSCDVCRASLVRDAVPSSFDESYHLLALKHNGGLVIPSQGTVKVLRAAERVIRQASTRQAPKESTVTYIVREEIGTEDVFQLEETQFGIDNHYSNLLSLVVFLKVTHC, from the exons ATGCTGATGATTCCTGAACTGCTCCAAGGTCAGCGGTATGTCCTCACCTACAGGTTCAGCCAGGATCACTTGGAGCTCCTATTTAATTCCATCAGAGCGTCAG GTGGCAGATTAACATCCATCTGCACGCCAGTTCCAGGCCATCTTCCGCCGTCTGATGGCTCGGTGTTTCATAGTGACACTGTGGCAGCCCAAGATCACACGGTGTCCCTGTCTGCGGTCGAGATGTCCTCTGCTGAAACGGCTGAAGAGCACCCATCTCCATTCGCCAACATTTCGGCTGCTGTGAGTGACCACAGCTATCTTCCCACTCGGTTTGGTGGTCTGGTGGGAAATGCCCCGCTGGTCTACATCGCAGGATTTGTAGTCCGGCAGATTCTGCGAAAGCTGTCCTGTGATGTGTGCCGTGCAAGCTTGGTCAGAGATGCTGTACCTTCATCATTTGATGAGAGCTACCACCTTCTAGCCCTGAAACACAACGGTGGCCTAGTGATTCCATCACAAGGCACAGTGAAGGTCctgagagctgcagagagggtGATTCGCCAAGCTTCAACAAGGCAAGCTCCAAAGGAGTCGACAGTCACCTACATCGTCCGGGAGGAGATTGGAACGGAGGATGTTTTTCAGCTTGAGGAGACGCAGTTTGGCATCGACAACCATTATTCCAACTTGTTGTCATTGGTTGTGTTTCTGAAAGTAACACATTGCTAA